The DNA window CTATCGCGCGGGCGACGGCGGCGGTGTTGCCCCAGAGCGACTCGTACACCACGACAGCCTTCATGGGCCCCCTCCTCGCGTCTTGAGGATATCCAACCCGAGCCGGTATCGCCTCTACGGTCTCTGGGGGATCTCGACGATCACGGACGGCTACCCGATCTTCCTGTCGAGCGGCTGCGGCGACCAGGCCTCGATGACGCTCTTCTCCACTACGATCCGGTCACCTGCCACCGTGCTCGGCAGCTCGTCCAGAGGATAGAGCTTGCAGGGGCCGCTGATCCCGGTCTGCGATTCGAGGTTGCGCTTGGTCCCGCAGGAGTCGCAGGTCAACGTCCCGTCTGCGGTGATCGTCTGGCCCTCTCCCTGACACGGCGGGCAGTAGCTGACACCCACGAGCAGCTTCCCTGAGGGCTTCACGTAGGCGAGCATGGGGAGCGCCTCGCCGCTGTCCTTCTCGTACTCGAAGACGACGATCTTGTTCGCGACGACATCCGCGGCGGGGATCGACAGCTGCTGCTCGTCCTGGGTCGCGGTCACGGGGGACATCCCCACCGACGACGTGTAGATGGTGGGCTCCGCCACCTTGGGCTCCTCGTAGCCCTCCGGGAGGAACCGCCCCAGGTACTTCAGCTCCTCCGAAGTGGCCTGCCCGCCGGTCCTTCCGCCGGAGCCACCGTTGGCGACGGCGAGCGCGATCACCGTCCCGACCACGGCGAGCGTCCCCACGATCAGCAGCGTCTTCCCGCTGCTTCTCTTGGCGGGCGCATGCGGTCCCTTGTCGGCCTCGCTGCGCTTGGTGCCCCCGGA is part of the Coriobacteriia bacterium genome and encodes:
- a CDS encoding DUF2318 domain-containing protein; this encodes MAKKGKKRGSGGTKRSEAGTERGSGGTKRSEADKGPHAPAKRSSGKTLLIVGTLAVVGTVIALAVANGGSGGRTGGQATSEELKYLGRFLPEGYEEPKVAEPTIYTSSVGMSPVTATQDEQQLSIPAADVVANKIVVFEYEKDSGEALPMLAYVKPSGKLLVGVSYCPPCQGEGQTITADGTLTCDSCGTKRNLESQTGISGPCKLYPLDELPSTVAGDRIVVEKSVIEAWSPQPLDRKIG